From Cellulomonas chengniuliangii, the proteins below share one genomic window:
- a CDS encoding DUF5979 domain-containing protein: MPRHFAARHPHRRTVVSRARSRVAAVVATLALAATSVLAGVVPAVGAPGDPGWNEMFLAKTVSKPVVAVDEVFSFELAFDCKSNVNSCEDAVLVDTLPAGLELVRVDPLSANIPATVRTQGNTVTVTFTKALEHPNTTGSIGLFEGATGSVRVYARFLPRDANEGDLTVTNTASLTASNRGARTSSAEVTVDVVPTPKATATKSWASAVAGPGPGAADEIAQPGAAKQVTLGFANASNFAASSLVVTEPSDPSRTAARSAFDVLDLASLTGADVTWPDGAVDVTVVAYVGGTPHTTGAFARAATTATTDLLAGLPGGVTAADVTGLRLEFSGAMPTGARGALAVSTTQRATPRSGGALAGTVQNSISVVASGAVDGAEHTSPAASAADAFMLVRAELAATSAKTAFSPAQLPLAGATSTVTIRGTSTANVQVQGLTLTDPAAGSTGFFGASGVLIEGFGTDGAGAGVVWPSGATSARLEVTTSAGTHDATATTAHTLPSLGDLGVASWGDVTGFSITFAGPIPVGASAAVPYRVQAGPSATVTAAGSPLTNCVSASTSAAGETSVPSTPACAVLTLVDPTVAATGSKRLTSTNVSTAPGTTTTAVLAATARMGGPTGGNARPSSLVLTEQRVAGDAGSERWWEVFGPTAVAATPVASGDVLTAEVLVGGVWTAVHTATGPTTVELDLQDAVADAGLSGPVTGVRLVVTRAAGFEDGATVRANLTFAVRPGTSFGAEQVTNCVVPSAALGSRSANGAQACATLTGVVLPGGGQAHPLTKQAKSTVVEGAVDAAGQRTVDLRWSTNGAGDLARVEVSDMAQTTTGDGIDGSDSFWDVFDIERVAPITSGAAAQGSSAWDPYLVFDRVAAVELWDGTTWRRLANDPCAVEAACTGSFPGVTLTTADRAAAWAVRLVYVARPASERAATLAALVAAGDWRAAIAPSETGVAAVPAGDTIRGIRLQAQLRDTLRSDSTLPVNDARSYNACAAGAVVSPPLPACVGQVVNDGLVRGGPSAGSMTPVGPGVAGNLPDERTVTILPMALAVQTTKSWLRADAYGQMPQDLALPGAGTPEIEYPHATLALTATNATASSAVDRLTITEPAALGAAGSNPFDRFTVTGIAAVAPTGADPARTVYRVDTGSGLVAVPVGSLTPAFLADAVRVEVEFNGRIAPGATGALTLDTRLRSTVRGAGDPVTATAPGAPVANTALATATDGRVCVDSTAGATRNEQVSPCVLEPATAQASDALTISAPSTDVEVTKDISRATIDRDLAAAQAFDVRLTVQNVGNSPATALALTDAASMPAADAVTGAQPAEHASGPFYDAVTLTGATVTTLPTGAQQMRLDVLVGSTFTADGTDLSVTGGTWATGAPVPAATGALALPGGTAWADVVGVRVVFLGSALASPGQVGRVTLGAVLRDELRSGGAPSATGGVPAAMNDSTPNPGEAVVGRVGDTVTGRADAGSLPSTVRTATDDLSVRAGRIAVEVSKTPTGSVKPGSIVAFTLSSTHTGTADLPDPVLTDHLPTDGIGQVLSLDTTETGLVAGSGNSPWGVELVGPGENLLGDPQALRYNPGETAVTIDGVVVPAHSVVVTWQPGAVLLPGQTIKVTLPLAVRSSALGATTNTLGFGSTSTTRYVEDSTCTATGAGTRSYAGADRSCRVAVPLNVTSSGAFTSRKDVRAWPTDLGAMDTRPTASTCAADADGYVAYPCAAVVQPGGLMRWRTSVTAGNVPATSLVLVDVLPHRGDVGEETGLPRNTDWRPTWDGVAPALDGAPAGTTLTVLHATAADPAITYTSTPDATWSATPPADPTTLTGFKLVLGFTGVTGGQMPAGSTVRAAWTMRAPTDLSGDAWQGAVAWNTFGYQGVSDDTYTTQPRKAGVVFPEGSLGVSKTMRDDTGLGLLPSSVDVLVTCTVPTDPTDPAGARSPVVLPGGGVVTLDAANGWEGQVDHVPGGATCVVTEPDRQGASSTTFTPAGADPSASAPIEVLAGETAADNHVTVANVYEATSLTVTKQSDGASGALATSTFDLTLVCALAGSPLTLPAADAAFTLRSGDRRTVDDLPVGAECVVTETSSHGATIGYRVGGVVQAGDGTLTLGADAADNVVGIENAFSELDVSKAATVTSAQAGDTFDYTLTVANTGPAPTGDVRLTDRLPAELAVAAVTAPAPWACTVDPTDPADPAAGETVSCAYGSGATLAAGATAPVVTVTVGVAAGIAVDELVNVATVRWTDTGSPNPAPPVREDDDVVRVPVRRIVAASAPTCVADARWLDVDLDLRNIDAATTPVTLTWFADADQDGAPDGAAVHVETIPAGGDLSTRLLWPGTTVDQDGAALTQPGMRVVRAGETPTWQNLVLDPALATSTLRGGVLVGVDAGTAAATTLLAVYPATGVGCDLVRAPGLGLTKTASIDRAGPNREFEYTLAVHNTGLGTTDDVTLTDQVPSGLRVTEVRVAGAATVDGPTWFPCTVTGRDASGFGGLVTCVLDGWLAPRSSAPVVTLAVQASSSPETGRLVNTAGVVWTDPADPAALRSSGTGTAAVQMSSVLATTGAALAQAAIASALLVGLGVLAVTFSRRRRTT, translated from the coding sequence GTGCCCCGTCACTTTGCCGCCCGCCACCCCCATCGGCGCACGGTCGTCTCTCGCGCCCGCTCCCGGGTGGCCGCGGTGGTGGCGACCCTCGCCCTGGCGGCGACGTCCGTCCTCGCTGGGGTGGTCCCCGCGGTGGGCGCGCCCGGCGACCCGGGCTGGAACGAGATGTTCCTCGCGAAGACGGTCTCCAAGCCGGTCGTCGCGGTCGACGAGGTCTTCTCGTTCGAGCTCGCATTCGACTGCAAGTCCAACGTCAACAGCTGTGAGGACGCGGTCCTGGTCGACACGCTTCCGGCGGGGCTCGAGCTGGTGCGGGTCGACCCCCTCTCGGCGAACATCCCGGCGACCGTGCGCACGCAGGGGAACACGGTGACGGTCACCTTCACCAAGGCGCTCGAGCACCCCAACACCACGGGGTCGATCGGCCTGTTCGAGGGGGCGACGGGCTCGGTGCGCGTCTACGCGCGGTTCCTGCCGCGCGACGCGAACGAGGGCGACCTGACGGTCACCAACACCGCATCGCTCACCGCGAGCAACCGCGGAGCACGCACCTCCTCGGCGGAGGTCACGGTCGACGTCGTCCCCACCCCGAAGGCGACGGCCACCAAGTCGTGGGCTTCCGCGGTGGCCGGCCCTGGCCCGGGCGCGGCGGACGAGATCGCCCAACCGGGCGCGGCCAAGCAGGTCACGCTCGGATTCGCCAACGCCTCCAACTTCGCGGCGTCGTCGCTGGTCGTGACCGAGCCCTCGGACCCGTCGCGGACCGCGGCCCGCAGCGCGTTCGACGTGCTCGACCTCGCATCGCTCACCGGCGCCGACGTCACATGGCCCGACGGCGCGGTCGACGTGACTGTCGTCGCGTACGTCGGGGGGACGCCGCACACCACCGGCGCCTTCGCACGTGCCGCGACGACCGCGACGACAGACCTCCTCGCGGGGCTGCCGGGCGGGGTCACGGCGGCTGACGTGACCGGCCTGCGCCTCGAGTTCTCCGGCGCCATGCCCACGGGCGCGAGGGGGGCGCTCGCGGTGAGCACCACGCAGCGCGCCACCCCGCGATCGGGCGGGGCCCTGGCCGGCACGGTGCAGAACAGCATCTCCGTGGTCGCCTCGGGCGCCGTGGACGGCGCCGAGCACACCTCGCCTGCCGCCTCCGCTGCCGACGCGTTCATGCTGGTGCGCGCCGAGCTGGCCGCGACGTCGGCCAAGACGGCCTTCTCGCCGGCGCAGCTGCCGCTCGCCGGAGCCACGTCGACCGTGACGATCCGCGGCACGAGCACAGCGAACGTCCAGGTCCAAGGCCTGACGCTGACCGACCCGGCCGCGGGGTCCACCGGCTTCTTCGGCGCGTCCGGGGTGCTGATCGAGGGCTTCGGCACGGACGGCGCCGGGGCGGGCGTGGTGTGGCCGTCCGGGGCGACGTCGGCACGGCTCGAGGTCACGACGAGCGCGGGCACGCACGACGCCACCGCGACGACCGCCCACACGCTGCCCTCGCTGGGCGACCTGGGTGTGGCGTCGTGGGGCGACGTGACGGGCTTCTCGATCACCTTCGCGGGGCCGATCCCCGTCGGCGCCAGCGCCGCGGTGCCGTACCGGGTCCAGGCCGGTCCGTCGGCGACCGTGACGGCCGCGGGCAGCCCGCTCACCAACTGCGTCTCCGCGAGCACCTCGGCCGCGGGGGAGACGTCCGTGCCGAGCACTCCCGCGTGCGCGGTGCTGACCCTGGTGGACCCGACGGTCGCGGCGACCGGGTCCAAGCGGCTGACGTCGACGAACGTCTCGACCGCCCCGGGCACCACGACGACAGCGGTGCTCGCGGCGACCGCCCGCATGGGCGGCCCCACGGGCGGTAACGCGCGCCCCTCGAGCCTCGTGCTGACCGAGCAGCGGGTCGCGGGCGACGCGGGCTCCGAGCGCTGGTGGGAGGTGTTCGGCCCGACCGCGGTCGCCGCGACGCCCGTCGCCTCGGGTGACGTGCTCACCGCCGAGGTGCTCGTCGGTGGAGTGTGGACCGCGGTGCACACCGCGACCGGCCCGACCACCGTCGAGCTCGACCTGCAAGACGCCGTCGCGGACGCGGGACTGAGCGGCCCCGTGACCGGCGTGCGCCTCGTCGTCACCCGGGCCGCGGGCTTCGAGGACGGCGCCACGGTGCGGGCGAACCTCACGTTCGCCGTCCGTCCCGGCACGTCGTTCGGCGCCGAGCAGGTCACCAACTGCGTCGTGCCCTCGGCCGCCCTGGGCTCGCGCTCCGCGAACGGCGCGCAGGCCTGCGCGACCCTCACGGGAGTCGTGCTCCCGGGCGGCGGCCAGGCGCACCCGCTCACGAAGCAGGCGAAGTCCACGGTCGTCGAGGGCGCGGTCGACGCAGCCGGCCAGCGCACGGTGGACCTGCGGTGGAGCACCAACGGCGCGGGCGACCTGGCCCGCGTCGAGGTCTCCGACATGGCGCAGACCACCACGGGCGACGGGATCGACGGCTCGGACTCGTTCTGGGACGTGTTCGACATCGAGCGCGTCGCGCCCATCACCTCGGGAGCCGCCGCGCAGGGCAGCAGCGCCTGGGACCCCTATCTCGTCTTCGACCGGGTCGCCGCCGTCGAGCTGTGGGACGGCACGACGTGGCGGCGGCTGGCGAACGACCCGTGCGCAGTCGAGGCGGCCTGCACCGGGTCGTTCCCCGGCGTGACGCTTACCACCGCCGATCGCGCCGCGGCCTGGGCCGTGCGGCTGGTGTACGTGGCTCGGCCCGCGAGCGAGCGAGCGGCGACGCTCGCCGCGCTCGTCGCCGCAGGGGACTGGCGCGCCGCGATCGCCCCGAGCGAGACCGGCGTCGCCGCCGTGCCCGCAGGTGACACGATCCGCGGGATCCGTCTGCAGGCCCAGCTCCGCGACACCCTGCGCTCTGACAGCACCCTGCCGGTCAACGACGCACGCTCGTACAACGCGTGCGCGGCGGGCGCCGTCGTGTCCCCGCCGCTGCCCGCCTGCGTGGGCCAGGTCGTCAACGACGGCCTGGTGCGCGGCGGGCCGTCCGCGGGGTCGATGACCCCGGTCGGTCCCGGCGTCGCGGGGAACCTCCCGGACGAGCGCACCGTCACGATCCTGCCCATGGCGCTCGCGGTCCAGACGACCAAGTCGTGGCTGCGCGCCGACGCGTACGGCCAGATGCCGCAGGACCTGGCGCTGCCCGGCGCGGGCACGCCCGAGATCGAGTACCCGCACGCGACGCTGGCCCTCACTGCGACGAACGCGACGGCCAGCTCGGCCGTCGACCGCCTGACGATCACGGAGCCCGCGGCGCTGGGCGCCGCCGGGAGCAACCCGTTCGACCGGTTCACGGTCACCGGCATCGCGGCGGTCGCGCCGACCGGCGCCGACCCCGCGCGCACGGTGTACCGCGTCGACACGGGATCGGGGCTCGTCGCCGTCCCCGTCGGCTCGCTGACTCCGGCGTTCCTCGCGGACGCGGTGCGGGTGGAGGTCGAGTTCAACGGCCGCATCGCCCCCGGCGCCACCGGTGCCCTCACGCTCGACACCCGGCTGCGGTCGACGGTGCGCGGCGCCGGTGACCCGGTGACGGCCACGGCCCCGGGCGCGCCGGTGGCGAACACCGCGCTCGCCACCGCCACCGACGGCCGTGTGTGCGTCGACTCGACCGCGGGCGCGACCCGCAACGAGCAGGTCTCACCGTGCGTGCTCGAGCCGGCCACGGCACAGGCCTCCGATGCCCTGACGATCAGCGCGCCGTCCACGGACGTCGAGGTGACCAAGGACATCTCCCGGGCGACGATCGACCGCGACCTCGCCGCGGCGCAGGCGTTCGACGTGCGCCTGACGGTGCAGAACGTCGGCAACAGCCCGGCCACAGCGCTCGCCCTCACCGACGCGGCCAGCATGCCGGCCGCTGACGCGGTGACCGGCGCGCAGCCGGCCGAGCACGCCTCGGGGCCGTTCTACGACGCGGTCACGCTCACCGGCGCGACCGTCACGACGCTCCCGACCGGCGCGCAGCAGATGCGGCTCGACGTGCTGGTGGGCTCCACGTTCACGGCTGACGGGACGGACCTCTCCGTGACCGGTGGCACGTGGGCCACGGGCGCTCCCGTCCCGGCCGCGACGGGCGCCCTCGCGCTGCCCGGCGGCACAGCCTGGGCCGATGTCGTCGGCGTCCGCGTCGTGTTCCTCGGATCCGCGCTCGCGTCCCCCGGCCAGGTGGGCCGGGTGACCCTCGGCGCGGTGCTGCGGGACGAGCTGCGCTCGGGCGGCGCGCCCTCGGCCACGGGCGGCGTCCCGGCGGCCATGAACGACTCGACGCCCAACCCCGGCGAGGCCGTCGTGGGACGGGTCGGCGACACGGTGACCGGGCGGGCTGACGCGGGCTCCCTGCCGTCGACCGTGCGCACGGCGACCGACGACCTGTCGGTGCGCGCCGGGCGCATCGCGGTCGAGGTCTCGAAGACCCCGACCGGGTCGGTCAAGCCGGGCTCGATCGTGGCGTTCACGCTCAGCTCGACCCACACGGGCACCGCCGACCTGCCGGACCCGGTCCTCACGGACCACCTGCCCACCGACGGCATCGGCCAGGTCCTGAGCCTGGACACCACCGAGACCGGGCTGGTCGCGGGATCGGGCAACAGTCCGTGGGGCGTCGAGCTCGTGGGGCCAGGCGAGAACCTGCTGGGCGACCCGCAGGCGCTGCGCTACAACCCGGGCGAGACGGCCGTGACGATCGACGGTGTGGTCGTCCCCGCGCACTCGGTGGTCGTGACGTGGCAGCCGGGGGCCGTGCTGCTCCCGGGCCAGACGATCAAGGTGACGCTGCCGCTCGCGGTGCGCTCGAGCGCGCTCGGCGCGACGACGAACACGCTCGGCTTCGGCTCGACGTCCACGACGCGCTACGTCGAGGACTCGACGTGCACCGCGACCGGCGCCGGCACGCGCTCCTACGCGGGCGCGGACCGCTCGTGCCGGGTCGCCGTGCCGTTGAACGTGACGAGCTCGGGCGCGTTCACGTCTCGCAAGGACGTCCGCGCGTGGCCCACCGACCTCGGCGCGATGGACACGCGGCCCACGGCGTCGACCTGCGCGGCCGACGCCGACGGCTACGTCGCGTACCCGTGCGCGGCGGTGGTGCAGCCCGGCGGCCTGATGCGCTGGCGCACCTCGGTCACGGCCGGCAACGTCCCGGCGACCTCGTTGGTGCTGGTGGACGTGCTGCCCCACCGCGGGGACGTCGGCGAGGAGACGGGCCTGCCCCGGAACACCGACTGGCGCCCGACCTGGGACGGCGTGGCTCCTGCGCTCGACGGCGCCCCCGCGGGGACCACGCTCACGGTGCTCCACGCGACCGCGGCGGACCCGGCGATCACCTACACCTCGACTCCTGACGCCACGTGGTCGGCGACGCCGCCGGCTGACCCGACCACCCTCACGGGCTTCAAACTCGTGCTCGGCTTCACGGGTGTGACGGGTGGCCAGATGCCCGCGGGGTCGACCGTGCGCGCGGCCTGGACCATGCGGGCGCCCACCGACTTGTCGGGCGACGCCTGGCAGGGGGCCGTCGCGTGGAACACGTTCGGCTACCAGGGAGTCTCCGACGACACGTACACGACCCAGCCCCGCAAGGCCGGCGTGGTGTTCCCCGAGGGCTCGCTGGGCGTCTCGAAGACGATGCGTGACGACACCGGGCTCGGCCTGCTGCCGTCGTCGGTCGACGTGCTCGTGACGTGCACCGTGCCCACCGATCCCACCGACCCGGCCGGGGCTCGCAGCCCAGTCGTGCTGCCAGGCGGCGGCGTCGTGACGCTCGACGCCGCCAACGGCTGGGAGGGACAGGTCGACCACGTCCCGGGCGGCGCGACGTGCGTGGTCACCGAGCCTGACCGGCAGGGGGCGAGCAGCACGACGTTCACCCCCGCGGGGGCCGACCCGTCGGCGTCCGCGCCGATCGAGGTGCTCGCGGGCGAGACAGCGGCCGACAACCACGTCACCGTGGCCAACGTGTACGAGGCCACCTCGCTCACCGTCACGAAGCAGTCCGACGGGGCGAGCGGCGCGCTCGCGACCTCGACGTTCGACCTGACCCTCGTGTGCGCCCTCGCGGGCAGCCCGCTCACGCTGCCCGCGGCCGACGCGGCGTTCACGCTGCGCTCGGGCGACCGCCGCACCGTCGACGACCTGCCCGTCGGGGCCGAGTGCGTCGTGACCGAGACGAGCTCGCACGGGGCGACGATCGGCTACCGCGTGGGCGGCGTGGTGCAGGCCGGCGACGGCACGCTCACCCTCGGCGCTGATGCGGCCGACAACGTGGTGGGCATCGAGAACGCGTTCTCGGAGCTCGACGTGTCCAAGGCGGCGACCGTCACGAGCGCGCAGGCCGGCGACACGTTCGACTACACGCTGACGGTCGCGAACACGGGGCCGGCCCCGACGGGCGACGTGCGCCTGACCGACCGGCTCCCCGCCGAGCTCGCGGTCGCCGCGGTCACGGCCCCGGCGCCGTGGGCCTGCACGGTCGACCCGACCGACCCGGCCGACCCGGCCGCGGGCGAGACGGTCTCGTGCGCATACGGCTCGGGCGCCACCCTCGCCGCGGGGGCGACCGCACCGGTCGTCACCGTCACGGTGGGCGTCGCGGCGGGCATCGCGGTCGACGAGCTCGTCAACGTCGCGACGGTGCGCTGGACCGACACGGGCTCGCCCAACCCGGCGCCGCCGGTCCGCGAGGACGACGACGTCGTGCGGGTCCCGGTGCGCCGGATCGTGGCGGCCTCCGCCCCGACGTGCGTCGCGGACGCCCGCTGGCTCGACGTCGACCTCGACCTGCGCAACATCGACGCCGCCACGACACCGGTCACGCTCACGTGGTTCGCCGACGCGGACCAGGACGGGGCGCCCGACGGCGCCGCGGTGCACGTCGAGACCATCCCGGCCGGCGGCGACCTGTCCACGCGGCTGCTGTGGCCCGGCACGACCGTGGACCAGGACGGCGCCGCGCTGACGCAGCCCGGCATGCGGGTCGTGCGCGCCGGGGAGACGCCCACGTGGCAGAACCTCGTGCTGGACCCGGCGCTGGCCACCTCGACGCTGCGCGGCGGGGTGCTCGTGGGGGTCGACGCGGGGACCGCGGCTGCCACCACGCTGCTGGCCGTCTACCCGGCCACTGGTGTGGGCTGCGACCTCGTCCGCGCCCCGGGCCTCGGGCTGACCAAGACGGCGTCGATCGACCGGGCGGGTCCCAACCGGGAGTTCGAGTACACGCTCGCGGTGCACAACACGGGGTTGGGCACGACGGATGACGTGACGCTCACCGACCAGGTGCCGTCGGGGCTGCGCGTCACGGAGGTGCGCGTCGCTGGCGCGGCCACCGTGGACGGTCCCACCTGGTTCCCGTGCACCGTGACGGGCCGGGACGCGTCAGGCTTCGGCGGCCTGGTGACCTGCGTGCTCGACGGCTGGCTCGCGCCGCGCTCGTCGGCGCCGGTCGTGACGCTCGCGGTGCAGGCCTCGAGCAGCCCGGAGACGGGGCGGCTCGTCAACACCGCGGGTGTCGTGTGGACCGACCCCGCCGACCCGGCAGCCCTGCGCTCGTCAGGCACGGGGACAGCCGCCGTGCAGATGAGCTCGGTGCTCGCCACGACCGGCGCGGCGCTGGCCCAGGCTGCGATCGCGTCGGCCCTGCTGGTGGGCCTCGGGGTCCTGGCGGTGACGTTCAGCAGGAGGCGCCGGACGACCTGA
- a CDS encoding FAD-dependent oxidoreductase — translation MSTNRPLRVAIVGAGPAGIYAADILSKTGLDVSIDLFERLPAPFGLVRYGVAPDHPRIKQIIVALHKVLERGDIRLLANVEYGVDLKLEDMRQFYDAVIFSTGSIRDAALPIPGIDLDGSYGAADFVSWYDGHPDAPRTWPLEAREVAVLGAGNVALDVARVLAKHADDLLPTEIPANVYEILKASPVTDVHVFARRGPAQAKFSPLELRELGHVPDVDVIVYPEDFEFDEGSMAAIHSSNQTKQVVKTLTDWTLKEPEEFTASRRIHLHFLHKPVEVLGEDGKVVGLRTERTALNGDGNVTGTGEFHDWQVQAVYRAVGYFGSPLVDIPFDEVAGVIPNRGGRVVDVDGEHVPGVYATGWIKRGPVGLIGHTKSDASETIRNLVEDAGGVESPSEEFVTAPERDPQAIVDFLTARGVRPIEWSGWEKLDAYERSLGAPHGRERVKVVPREEMVQIALGTVRPEA, via the coding sequence GTGAGCACGAACCGACCCCTGCGTGTGGCCATCGTCGGCGCCGGCCCGGCCGGCATCTACGCGGCCGACATCCTCTCGAAGACCGGGCTCGATGTGAGCATCGACCTCTTCGAGCGGCTGCCCGCGCCGTTCGGCCTGGTTCGCTACGGCGTGGCGCCCGACCACCCGCGGATCAAGCAGATCATCGTCGCCCTGCACAAGGTCCTCGAGCGGGGCGACATCCGCCTGCTGGCGAACGTCGAGTACGGGGTGGACCTCAAGCTCGAGGACATGCGCCAGTTCTACGACGCGGTGATCTTCTCGACCGGGTCGATCCGCGACGCGGCGCTGCCGATCCCGGGCATCGACCTGGACGGCTCGTACGGCGCCGCCGACTTCGTCTCCTGGTACGACGGGCACCCGGACGCCCCGCGCACCTGGCCGCTCGAGGCCCGCGAGGTCGCGGTGCTGGGCGCCGGCAACGTCGCGCTCGACGTGGCGCGCGTGCTGGCCAAGCACGCCGATGACCTGCTGCCCACCGAGATCCCCGCGAACGTCTACGAGATCCTCAAGGCGTCCCCGGTCACCGACGTGCACGTCTTCGCGCGCCGCGGGCCCGCCCAGGCGAAGTTCTCGCCGCTCGAGCTGCGCGAGCTGGGCCACGTCCCCGACGTGGACGTGATCGTCTACCCCGAGGACTTCGAGTTCGACGAGGGCTCGATGGCCGCGATCCACTCCTCGAACCAGACCAAGCAGGTCGTCAAGACCCTCACGGACTGGACGCTCAAGGAGCCTGAGGAGTTCACCGCGAGCCGCCGCATCCACCTGCACTTCCTGCACAAGCCGGTCGAGGTGCTCGGCGAGGACGGCAAGGTCGTCGGGCTGCGCACCGAGCGCACCGCGCTCAACGGCGACGGCAACGTCACGGGCACCGGGGAGTTCCACGACTGGCAGGTCCAGGCCGTCTACCGCGCCGTGGGCTACTTCGGCTCGCCGCTGGTGGACATCCCGTTCGACGAGGTCGCGGGGGTCATCCCGAACCGTGGGGGCCGCGTCGTGGACGTGGACGGCGAGCACGTGCCCGGCGTCTACGCGACCGGCTGGATCAAGCGCGGGCCCGTCGGCCTCATCGGCCACACCAAGTCGGACGCGTCGGAGACCATCCGCAACCTCGTCGAGGACGCGGGCGGCGTGGAGAGCCCGTCGGAGGAGTTCGTCACCGCCCCCGAGCGCGACCCGCAGGCCATCGTCGACTTCCTCACCGCCCGGGGCGTGCGGCCCATCGAGTGGTCCGGCTGGGAGAAGCTCGACGCGTACGAGCGGTCGCTCGGCGCACCGCACGGCCGCGAGCGCGTCAAGGTCGTCCCGCGCGAGGAGATGGTGCAGATCGCGCTCGGCACGGTGCGCCCCGAGGCCTGA
- a CDS encoding helix-turn-helix domain-containing protein, translating to MLPEQRERATARGSRPQGLPVQPAAPAREAMPETDRAHRTLARAIAAQDWERAIEALDARPVELLCDHFSVVCDFFARVPAESLHGRPALALARAFLVGLPAADGAAPTEPIEPPTLRDRLVPALTQVISLRVSGRLEEAEAVAAQAQQLIPEPRYGGRHDDMLALVRFEWGILRLLRGDMLAAAEDFRVAARAARRSGIDALARGATGDLALVLALRGDLGAARELLDEADARPERGGRLEQLSRTGRIVARSLAALAELDVDAAAKALDGLDSIDDVRVREELWAFVEIARAQLAVVRGDTLAALHRLEAQVASHPATCGRGAYLRAVVGCAQVDLLLALGQGDRARAVLRDVPGTIAAMETARGTASAVRLRRARLELLTGDAAAARTRAVSLTHTSGVHPRYLLDALLIEAVAEHRVGDAAAALVALTRAVDLAGSQELVHPFVLVPSAELREIAATADVATAAPATARAMRWLEDLLDSPVLRAHGDALPSRIDVVDLSERECAVLVELASTPSLDLVAARLFVSPNTVKSQVRSLYRKLGVHSRDDALVVAYRTGVLVG from the coding sequence ATGCTCCCCGAGCAGCGTGAGCGGGCCACCGCCCGCGGCTCTCGCCCTCAAGGCCTCCCCGTGCAGCCGGCCGCCCCCGCGCGGGAGGCGATGCCCGAGACCGACCGTGCACATCGCACGCTCGCCCGGGCGATCGCCGCCCAGGACTGGGAGAGGGCGATCGAGGCCCTCGACGCCCGGCCCGTCGAGTTGCTGTGCGACCACTTCTCCGTCGTGTGCGACTTCTTCGCACGCGTCCCGGCCGAGTCGCTCCACGGGCGGCCTGCCCTGGCCCTGGCCCGCGCCTTCCTCGTGGGGCTCCCCGCCGCGGATGGCGCAGCGCCGACGGAGCCGATCGAGCCGCCGACGCTGCGTGACCGCCTCGTGCCCGCGCTGACGCAGGTCATCTCGCTGCGCGTGTCGGGGCGGCTCGAAGAGGCGGAGGCGGTCGCGGCGCAGGCCCAGCAGCTGATCCCCGAACCCCGGTACGGCGGCCGCCACGACGACATGCTCGCGCTGGTGCGGTTCGAGTGGGGCATCCTGCGGCTGCTGCGGGGAGACATGCTCGCAGCCGCCGAGGACTTCCGCGTCGCCGCGCGGGCGGCCAGACGGAGCGGCATCGACGCCCTGGCCCGCGGCGCGACGGGAGACCTGGCCCTTGTGCTCGCGCTGCGCGGTGACCTGGGGGCAGCGCGCGAGCTGCTCGACGAGGCCGATGCGCGGCCCGAGCGCGGGGGACGCCTGGAGCAGCTCTCGCGCACCGGGCGGATCGTCGCGCGCTCGCTGGCCGCGCTTGCCGAGCTCGACGTCGACGCGGCCGCGAAGGCGCTCGACGGCTTGGACTCGATCGACGACGTGCGCGTGCGCGAAGAGCTCTGGGCATTCGTCGAGATCGCCCGAGCCCAGCTGGCCGTCGTGCGCGGTGACACGCTCGCCGCGCTGCACCGCCTCGAGGCGCAGGTCGCGTCGCATCCGGCGACCTGCGGGCGGGGGGCGTACCTGCGGGCCGTCGTGGGATGCGCGCAGGTGGACCTGCTGCTCGCGCTCGGGCAGGGCGACCGGGCCCGGGCCGTGCTCAGGGACGTCCCCGGGACGATCGCCGCGATGGAGACCGCGCGCGGGACGGCCAGCGCGGTGCGGCTGCGTCGGGCCCGGCTCGAACTGCTCACCGGGGACGCCGCGGCTGCGCGGACGCGCGCGGTCTCGCTGACGCACACGTCGGGAGTCCATCCCCGCTACCTGCTCGACGCGCTGCTCATCGAGGCGGTCGCAGAGCATCGGGTGGGCGATGCCGCCGCCGCGCTGGTCGCGCTGACCCGCGCGGTCGACCTGGCCGGCTCCCAAGAGCTCGTGCACCCGTTCGTCCTCGTGCCGTCGGCCGAACTGCGCGAGATCGCGGCGACGGCTGACGTGGCGACCGCTGCCCCGGCGACGGCACGCGCCATGCGCTGGCTGGAGGACCTGCTCGACTCGCCGGTCCTGCGCGCGCACGGCGACGCGCTGCCGTCGCGCATCGACGTGGTCGACCTGTCGGAGCGAGAGTGCGCGGTGCTCGTCGAGCTCGCGTCCACGCCGTCGCTCGACCTAGTCGCCGCCAGGCTCTTCGTCTCGCCCAACACGGTCAAGTCCCAGGTGCGCTCGCTCTACCGCAAGCTCGGGGTGCACAGCCGCGACGACGCGCTCGTGGTGGCCTATCGGACCGGAGTGCTGGTCGGCTGA